Proteins encoded within one genomic window of Sneathia sanguinegens:
- a CDS encoding type IV pilin protein: protein MKKIQKKVNEGFTLIEVIAVMAIISLIATIAVPRVTKYIDRANKTRVIAAVSELNNFVISSEIDEKKEGNAALADIGAILKGYGDLKTLKIGADSTGNFRAGKVTGKLEYSDGVVTAKIEAPKDFANEVIGPSSIK, encoded by the coding sequence ATGAAAAAAATACAAAAAAAAGTAAACGAAGGGTTTACATTAATTGAAGTCATTGCTGTTATGGCAATAATTAGTTTAATTGCAACTATTGCAGTACCAAGGGTAACAAAGTATATAGATCGGGCAAATAAGACAAGAGTCATTGCAGCTGTATCAGAACTTAATAATTTTGTTATTAGTAGTGAAATTGATGAGAAAAAAGAAGGTAATGCAGCACTTGCAGATATAGGAGCTATTCTAAAAGGTTATGGAGATTTAAAAACTTTAAAAATTGGTGCAGATTCAACAGGTAATTTCAGAGCAGGTAAAGTAACTGGAAAATTGGAATATAGTGATGGAGTTGTTACAGCTAAAATAGAAGCACCAAAAGATTTTGCAAATGAAGTAATAGGACCAAGTTCTATTAAATGA
- a CDS encoding prepilin peptidase, translating into MIAIKLLFNILFVFISYRDIKERILPESYLILMLILSLIKNFQNFNLFNLYLSMSIFTFPIFIQMLIEFYIKKEIIGLGDIKLFTILSIYFCRTDLIFVYKFYTSLYIIGAIIVLIFRRIKGYFPFAPIIYLTYIIGEFLL; encoded by the coding sequence ATGATAGCTATAAAATTATTGTTTAATATTTTATTTGTTTTTATCTCTTATAGAGATATAAAAGAAAGAATATTACCAGAATCGTATCTTATACTAATGTTAATTTTAAGTTTAATAAAAAACTTTCAAAATTTCAATCTATTCAATTTATATTTGTCAATGTCAATTTTCACATTTCCAATATTTATTCAAATGTTAATAGAGTTCTATATAAAAAAAGAAATTATAGGTTTAGGGGATATAAAATTATTTACTATTTTAAGTATATATTTTTGTAGGACAGACTTAATTTTTGTGTATAAATTTTACACAAGTTTATATATAATAGGGGCAATAATTGTTTTAATTTTTAGAAGAATCAAGGGTTATTTTCCTTTTGCCCCAATAATTTATTTAACATATATCATAGGAGAATTTTTATTATGA